CGAGGCGTTTTAAAACGAATCTATCGCAGAGATCTCATTTGGAATGACAATCGCAAAAAGGATTTTGAAAATCAACAAAGTTTTTGAAAGAGTCTCAAAAATGAATCACACCGGAAAGAATATATTTAAATGCAACTAACACACAAAATTATAACAAAGGAGGGAAATGCCTATGAAAAAACACACTAAAATTGTAATCTGTGTTCTTGCAATATTCATCGTCGGAATGACTTTAAGCGTTGCATTTGCAGAACCTGTAAACGCAAAGAAATATAAGAATAAAAAATACATCACCGTCAAGGTGAAAGATGGTAAAAAGACAATTAAAGTAAAATGCAAATATAAAAAATCCTATAAACAATATTTAGGATCTAAAAAGAAAAACAGTAAAAGATACGATGTATATGTATGTTATGAACATAAAAACGGCATGCAGAATGGTAAAAAAGGTTGGTGGACAGTAGGAACTAATGGAGGAATGAGCGACTGGGCAAAATTCGGCACAGCTCACAACAAATACCATCCGGTAACCAAAATAAAATTACGTTAGTAATCAATTAGAAATCATGTGAATACAAAAGATGATTTTTTGCATGCTGCATAAGTGGATTTAATAGGAAAACCTATTAATTCCAACTTATTTTTTTAACCTCCATACCACATCATCAAATATAAAATCCTATTTTCATGAACAATTTTGCATCAAATATAAATCACATAAAAACACAATATTAATTTATGAAAACCGTAATCCTGATTCCCTGTTACAATGAGGCATCAACAATTGAAAAGGTTGTAAGTGACTTCAAAAAGTGTATGCCACATGCAGATATCTATGTATATGACAACAATTCAACCGACAATACGGCAGAAATAGCCGAAAGGGCAGGAGCGATTGTAAGACACGAATACAGACAGGGAAAGGGAAATGTGGTAAGATCAATGTTTCATGACATCACAGCGGACTGCTACATCATGGTTGACGGTGACGACACATACCCCGCCGAGGCGGCAGCGGAGTTTGAGGAAATAATCCTTAACAAACGGGCGGACATGGTAATCGGGGACAGACTGTCCTCAACATACTTCGAGGAAAACGACAGACGCTTCCACAACAGCGGAAACAAGTTTGTTCGAAACTCAATCAACACATTCTTTAAAAGCGATCTGCATGACATAATGACCGGTATGAGGGCATTCAACTACTCATTCGTCAAGTCATTTCCGATACGCTCTAAGGAGTTTGAAATCGAAACCGAAATGAGTGTGTTCGCTCTTATGAACAACTTCAAAATCAAGGAAATACCTATTGACTACAGGGATCGTAAGGAAGGCAGCGAATCCAAACTCAACACCTACAGTGACGGAATGAAGGTCATAAGGATGATTTTTGCACTGATACGTGACAAACGTCCGTTGATGTACTTTTCAGTCGCCTCACTGATTCTTCTAATCATTGCGGCAATATACTTTTTCCCGATTCTCTTTAGGTTTTTCAGCACCGGCCAGGTGCTTAAGATTCCTACACTGATTGTCATATCCACAGTGGTAATCATCGCCGCATGCACATTCTTTGTCGGAGTCATACTGCATGTTCTAAACCACCATCACGCCGAAGAGCTCGAGCGCCACCTGATTCTTTTAAACGAACTGAAAAAAGAGGAATGAGACATTGATAAATAAGCTTTTTAAGGATCCTACAGACAATATTTTCATCCAACTTTTCAGATACATCTTCGTTGGAGGAACCGCATTTGCTGTGGATTTCTTCTTCTTATACTTCTTTTCCGACATATGCGGAATCTATTACCTGATATCTGCGGTATTCTCATTCATCATATCCGTTCTGGTGAATTATGTGATGAGCACAAGGTGGGTGTTCAACCAGGACAATATAGAAAATAAGGTGATGGAGTTTAATTTGTTTTTACTTATAAGCACTATCGGACTTGTATTTACCGAGATACTGCTTTACCTCTTTACAGATGTCTTGGGACTCTATTATCTGATTTCCAAAATCATATCAGCAATCATTGTCCTTTTCTGGAACTTCCTGGCAAGAAGGGTAATGTTTTACGGCAAGGATTTCCTCAAATAGCTAATAGTAGTATTTGGTGGCGAAAGCCAGAATCAGTGTTGCCATGAACCCTATAATGAAAACCATCATGTACTTGTCTGTGAACTTCTCGAGACGATCGATTTTAAACGGCACAATGATTGGAAGCAGCGCAAAGAGCGGAATGAAATACCTTGTGCTGACACCGATATTGTATTTTCCGACATCCGCCCAGGTGAGAAGCTGGATGAAGCATGTTCCAACGTATATTATCAAAAGAATCGCAAGCGCTCCCCATCTTGTCTTGTTTTTGAAATCGACCTTCCTTGGATAGAACATCAATGTCGCCAAAAGGAATATCCAGATGAGCACCGTAATGAACAGGTAGTGGTCCATATAATGGTTCGGACTTCCGGCAGCAAAGAAATTGAAAAGCCCGTTGACTGTAAGGCCCAGGGTGAATGTGAAAATCAGCCTGAAGAAGTGGACAATGAACCAAGGATGGCCCATAATATATTCCAGCTGACGATCGGCATCCATGTAATTGAGCTTGGATCTCCATGAATGCATGAGGGCAGGTTCGGAATATGTACTCCACATGACACCTATAAGACCAACAATGAAAATACCTAAAAGCATGTATTTCCATATTGACTTGTCCCTGAAGTTTTCCCTTGGAACAAAGAGTATCAAAAAGACAAACGCAAGATATGGCAACTTACAAAGCCCCAAAAGCAGTGAAAGGGCACAGAATATTGCAACATGCTTGACTTCAAGCGACTCCGCCTCGGACTTGTAGAGATACAGGAAGTATGCCAACGTAAGCAGCGCCAGACCTATGATCATCGAATCGATGCTCACAGAGGCCGCCTGATAAATCGAAATCGGAATGCAGGCAACGGCCAGAAGGGGAACCTTCAGCACCGGCGCTATGCGAATAGCCATTGATATTAAGAATGCATAGAAAATCAGATTGCATATCCTTCCAAGCCACAGCATCCAGATGACATTCAAATCAAAGAGTTTCGCTATTAAAACACCCAGTGCCTGAGGAAGATATCCGTAAAACGGATTCTGCTCAAATGCTGACCCGTCAAGCATGGTCTTATTGCTAATTTTGTCCGAATCGTGAGGTGTTTCAAAAACGGTCAGCCCCAGATTGTTTAAAAAGAACATGTGACTTGCAGTCGTGTTGAATCCCACATCCGTATTCAGGGCATTACTGTATTTTCCCTCAGTACGGTTGTAGAGTTGGGTAAGATTGTTCGGTCCGTCCTCCCAATGAGGAAAAATTACCCCCCGGGAAGTGATTTCCGCACGTGTCAGATGTTCAAGCTCGTCACTTACATCGGCAATCGGCACAATCAGCGCAGACAATATACCGAAGCACAGTATGATAACGAAAGCTACCTTGTAGAGCTCGTTTTCCGAGTCGTGCATGAAATAATATACTATGCACACCACACCCAGGATCGCCACTATGATAAATGACGCTATGACAACCTGCGGCTTGTCGAAATTTTTAGCCGAAAGCGTCGATGCCAGAGTGATAGTGATAAAAATCAGATAGATTAACCAATATTTTTTGGATTCTGCCAATGTATTAGTAATTTTTTTAAACATACTCTCAATTTAATTTATTTAAAATATTATATTTAAATATTTATTTTATCATTTGTTTTTTTGAAGAAAACTCCTAATTGACGCCACCGCAAATAGCAGAGGAGTACATTGTAACCACTGAAAATAATGAAAGAAAACCCTTTATGCGACTTAAATATCCTCAAAACAGAATCAATTATAGGAGGTATTATAAATGGAAAGGAAATATCTGATAATCATTGCAGTGATTGCAGTAGTATGCATCGCTTTTGTAGCCCTTTTCTTTTCAGGAGCAATCCACAACGGTTCATTTGCGGTTGAAGGCACAACATTCGGACCGGGAACCTATGTCGTAGGAACCGACGTTCCTGAAGGATACTACAGCTTTGATGGTCAATACGACCTTGAAGGTAATGCAGAATTTAAAGCATCATCAAATGGTGGCCTTACAATTTCAAACGATGACGTCAAGTTGGAATCTGGAGCCAAAATAACAATCCATGAAGGTGCAAGCATGAAATATGAAGGCAAGTAATTAAGTTTTAACCAAAGAATATTATGTTTAAACATATTTTAATCGAAGTTAAGGAGGTGAAAAGATGAACAAGAAAATCCTGATTGGAGTGATAGTCGTTGTGATTGTTGCAATTCTGGGAGTGCTTTACATGGTGGGCTCTTCTGATTTGACCTTGGTTGCAGGAGACGATGTGGTTACACTTCCTAGCGAATACATGCTTGACGACAAGGGAATTGCATACAAGGATGATGTTGGAGTGCTGTTTGCACCGGTAATGAGTGGAAATGCCACTGCTGAAAAGGAACTCTTTGATGCATTAAAGTCAAACGGGAAAGATGCCGGATACAAAAAGATCAAAACCGATGAGATAAACGGATTCAAGGTCTATGAATTTTCAGCAGACCCTGACAAGCTCAAGACCGTTTCCAGCGACAGAGTTTCAAGCGGCGACTATGAATATTGGCATGATTACGCACCATACAAGCCATATGAAGGCATGACAAATATGGATGTTGCCAAATACCGTTATGTAGGTTACGTTAAAGACAACAAAATATCAGAATTGATTATCTTTACAAACAATACCAATGTGGATCTCTATTCCGATGAAATTAACGGTATCGTGAACAGTATTTCAATAGCAGAGAAGTAGTTACTACTTCTTTTATTCTTTTTTTATTTGGACAGTGTCTTTTTAACAAAATCCAAACTAACTTCAGCAGTTTCAACTATTTCATCAAGAGAAAACCCTTTTTTCCTTAAATTAATTACAAATTTTTTATTTGTTTCTTCTAATTTTTCATCAACTTTCCTTTGAGCATAATCTTCCACAATCTTCATATTTCAACCCCAAACAAACATTTTGATTCAATTTTAAGAACCTGAAACTATCCTCAAAAAATCGATTAAAAAAAAATTATTTGGATAATGTTTTTTTAACAAAATCCAAATTTACATTAGCAATTCTAGCAATTTCACTTATTTCATAGCCTTCATTATCCAAATTGATTACAAATTCCATATTTCTTTCTTCTAATTTTTCATCAACTTTCCTTTGTGCATAATCTTCCACAATCTTCATATTACCACCTACAATATTTGAAATTGTTGTGTTCAGTGATTCGTCCGTAACAAACTTGTCACACAACATTAGTACGACCCCTTTAACGAATTGACCAATATCATCATCTAAATCAGGAATATTGGTTATTGTCACTGCAGAGTTTAAAATATTAATATCCACAGTCTTTTCAGATTCCATAAA
This region of uncultured Methanobrevibacter sp. genomic DNA includes:
- a CDS encoding DUF2142 domain-containing protein translates to MHDSENELYKVAFVIILCFGILSALIVPIADVSDELEHLTRAEITSRGVIFPHWEDGPNNLTQLYNRTEGKYSNALNTDVGFNTTASHMFFLNNLGLTVFETPHDSDKISNKTMLDGSAFEQNPFYGYLPQALGVLIAKLFDLNVIWMLWLGRICNLIFYAFLISMAIRIAPVLKVPLLAVACIPISIYQAASVSIDSMIIGLALLTLAYFLYLYKSEAESLEVKHVAIFCALSLLLGLCKLPYLAFVFLILFVPRENFRDKSIWKYMLLGIFIVGLIGVMWSTYSEPALMHSWRSKLNYMDADRQLEYIMGHPWFIVHFFRLIFTFTLGLTVNGLFNFFAAGSPNHYMDHYLFITVLIWIFLLATLMFYPRKVDFKNKTRWGALAILLIIYVGTCFIQLLTWADVGKYNIGVSTRYFIPLFALLPIIVPFKIDRLEKFTDKYMMVFIIGFMATLILAFATKYYY
- a CDS encoding GtrA family protein, coding for MINKLFKDPTDNIFIQLFRYIFVGGTAFAVDFFFLYFFSDICGIYYLISAVFSFIISVLVNYVMSTRWVFNQDNIENKVMEFNLFLLISTIGLVFTEILLYLFTDVLGLYYLISKIISAIIVLFWNFLARRVMFYGKDFLK
- a CDS encoding glycosyltransferase family 2 protein; the protein is MKTVILIPCYNEASTIEKVVSDFKKCMPHADIYVYDNNSTDNTAEIAERAGAIVRHEYRQGKGNVVRSMFHDITADCYIMVDGDDTYPAEAAAEFEEIILNKRADMVIGDRLSSTYFEENDRRFHNSGNKFVRNSINTFFKSDLHDIMTGMRAFNYSFVKSFPIRSKEFEIETEMSVFALMNNFKIKEIPIDYRDRKEGSESKLNTYSDGMKVIRMIFALIRDKRPLMYFSVASLILLIIAAIYFFPILFRFFSTGQVLKIPTLIVISTVVIIAACTFFVGVILHVLNHHHAEELERHLILLNELKKEE